A window of Theropithecus gelada isolate Dixy chromosome 14, Tgel_1.0, whole genome shotgun sequence contains these coding sequences:
- the USP35 gene encoding ubiquitin carboxyl-terminal hydrolase 35 produces the protein MDKILEAVVTSSYPVSVKQGLVRRVLEAARQPLEREQCLALLALGARLYVGGAEELPRRVGCQLLHVAGRHHPDVFAEFFSARRVLRLLQGGAGPPGPRALACVQLGLQLLPEGPAADEVFALLRREVLRTVCERPGPAACAQVARLLARHPRCVPDGPHRLLFCQQLVRCLGRFRCPAEGEEGAVEFLEQAQQVSGLLAQLWRAQPAAILPCLKELFAVISCTEEEPPSSALASVVQHLPLELMDGVVRNLSNDDSVTDSQMLTAISRMIDWVSWPLGKNIDKWIIALLKGLAAVKKFSILIEVSLTKIEKVFSKLLYPIVRGAALSVLKYMLLTFQHSHEAFHLLLPHIPRMVASLVKEDSNSGTSCLEQLSELVHCMVFRFPGFPDLYEPVMEAIKDLHVPNEDRIKQLLGQDAWTSQKSELAGFYPRLMAKSDTGKIGLINLGNTCYVNSILQALFMASDFRHCVLRLTENNSQPLMTKLQWLFGFLEHSQRPAISPENFLSASWTPWFSPGTQQDCSEYLKYLLDRLHEEEKTGTRICQKLKQSSSPSLPEEPPAPSSTSVEKMFGGKIVTRICCLCCLNISSREEAFTDLSLAFPPPERCRRRRLGSVMRPTGDITAQELLPTASAQGPGRVGPRRQRKHCITGDTPPTSLDIEGLDSKEAGGQNSQEEKVERDEERKEEGTEKEEAGEEEEESTRGEEEREEEEEVEEKVEKETEKEAEQEKEEDSLGAGSHLDAAIPSGEQMCGSEGSRSVLDLVNYFLSPEKLTAENRYYCEWCASLQDAEKVVELSQGPRYLILTLLRFSFDLRTMRRRKILDDVSIPLLLRLPLAGGRGQAYDLCSVVVHSGVSSESGHYYCYAREGAARPAPSLGTADRPEPENQWYLFNDTRVSFSSFESVSNVTSFFPKDTAYVLFYRQRPREGPEAESGSSRVRTEPTLHKDLMEAISKDNILYLQEQEKEARSRAAYISALPTSPHWGRGFDEDKDEDEGSPGGCNPAGGNGGDFHRLVF, from the exons ATGGACAAGATCTTGGAGGCGGTGGTGACGTCGTCATACCCGGTCAGCGTGAAGCAGGGGCTGGTTCGGCGCGTGCTGGAGGCGGCGCGGCAGCCTCTGGAGCGTGAGCAGTGCCTGGCGCTGCTGGCGCTGGGCGCGCGCCTCTATGTGGGCGGCGCGGAGGAGCTACCGCGCCGCGTGGGCTGCCAGCTGCTGCACGTGGCCGGCCGCCACCACCCCGACGTCTTCGCAGAGTTCTTCAGCGCGCGCCGCGTGCTGCGCCTGCTGCAGGGTGGCGCCGGCCCCCCGGGCCCCCGCGCGCTCGCCTGCGTGCAGCTGGGTCTGCAGCTGCTGCCCGAGGGGCCCGCGGCCGACGAGGTGTTCGCGCTGCTGCGGCGAGAGGTGCTGCGCACCGTGTGCGAGCGCCCGGGGCCCGCGGCCTGCGCGCAGGTGGCACGGCTGCTGGCGCGCCACCCGCGCTGTGTGCCCGATGGCCCCCACCGCCTACTCTTCTGTCAGCAACTGGTGCGTTGCCTCGGCCGCTTCCGCTGCCCAGCCGAGGGCGAGGAGGGCGCCGTGGAGTTCCTGGAGCAGGCCCAGCAGGTGAGCGGGCTCCTGGCGCAGCTGTGGCGCGCACAGCCCGCCGCCATCCTTCCCTGCCTCAAAGAGCTGTTCGCGGTCATCTCCTGCACAG AGGAGGAGCCACCATCTAGCGCCTTGGCCAGCGTGGTCCAGCACCTCCCATTGGAGCTCATGGATGGTGTTGTCCGGAACCTCAGCAATGATGACAGTGTGACGGACTCGCAGATGCTGACTGCCATCAGCAG GATGATTGACTGGGTGTCCTGGCCCCTGGGGAAGAACATTGACAAGTGGATCATTGCACTGCTGAAGGGCCTGGCTGCTGTTAAGAAGTTCAGCATCTTGATCGAGGTTTCGCTCACCAAAATTGAGAAG gttttctctaAGCTGCTGTACCCCATCGTCCGGGGAGCTGCCCTGTCTGTGCTCAAGTACATGCTCCTGACCTTCCAGCACTCCCACGAAGCCTTCCACCTG CTCCTCCCTCACATCCCCCGCATGGTGGCCTCTCTGGTCAAGGAGGACTCGAACTCGGGGACCAGCTGCCTGGAGCAGCTGTCAGAGCTGGTCCACTGCATGGTGTTCCGGTTCCCGGGCTTCCCAGATCTGTATGAGCCTGTCATGGAGGCCATCAAG GACCTCCACGTTCCCAATGAGGACCGCATCAAGCAGCTGCTAGGGCAGGATGCCTGGACTTCGCAGAAGAGCGAGCTGGCAGGTTTCTATCCCCGGCTCATGGCCAAGTCAGACACGGGCAAGATTGGTCtcatcaacctgggcaacacgtgCTACGTCAACAGCATCCTTCAGGCCTTGTTCATGGCATCTGA CTTCAGACACTGTGTGCTCCGCTTGACTGAGAACAACTCACAGCCGCTGATGACCAAGCTGCAGTGGCTCTTTGGCTTCCTAGAGCACAGCCAG CGGCCTGCCATTTCTCCAGAGAACTTCCTTTCTGCATCCTGGACGCCCTGGTTCAGCCCTGGCACCCAGCAGGACTGCTCGGAGTATCTGAAGTACCTGCTGGATCG GCTGCACGAAGAGGAGAAAACAGGCACAAGGATCTGCCAGAAACTCAAGCAGTCCAGCTCGCCCTCCCTGCCCGAGGAGCCGCCGGCCCCAAGTTCAACCTCTGTGGAGAAAATGTTTGGAGGCAAGATAGTGACTCGAATCTGCTGTCTCTGCTGCCTCAACATCTCCTCCCGGGAGGAGGCCTTCACGGACCTCTCTCTCGCCTTTCCTCCTCCTGAGCGCTGTCGCCGCCGCCGCCTGGGCTCTGTGATGCGCCCTACAGGAGACATCACAGCCCAGGAGTTGCTCCCAACAGCCAGTGCacaggggccaggcagggtgggtCCTCGGAGGCAAAGGAAACACTGCATCACAGGGGACACCCCTCCCACCAGCCTGGACATTGAAGGCCTGGACTCCAAGGAAGCTGGTGGGCAGAACAGTCAGGAGGAAAAGGTAGAGAGGGATGAAGAACGGAAGGAGGAGGGAACGGAGAAGGAAGAAgcgggggaggaggaggaggaaagcaccagaggggaggaagagagggaggaagaggaggaggtggaagagaaggtggagaaggagacagaaaaggaggctgagcaggaaaaggaagaagacagcCTGGGAGCGGGGAGCCACCTGGATGCTGCCATCCCCTCTGGGGAGCAGATGTGTGGCTCTGAGGGCTCCCGCTCTGTCCTGGACCTGGTCAACTACTTCCTGTCCCCCGAGAAGCTGACAGCAGAAAACCGCTACTACTGCGAGTGGTGTGCCTCCTTGCAGGATGCCGAGAAGGTGGTGGAGCTGAGCCAAGGGCCACGCTACCTCATCCTCACACTGCTGCGCTTCTCCTTTGACCTGCGCACCATGCGGCGCCGCAAGATCCTGGATGACGTCTCCATCCCCCTGCTGCTCCGCCTACCACTGGCTGGTGGCCGGGGCCAGGCCTATGACCTCTGCAGCGTTGTGGTACACTCTGGAGTGTCTTCGGAGAGTGGTCACTACTACTGCTATGCCCGCGAGGGCGCTGCCCGCCCTGCCCCTTCTCTGGGAACTGCCGATAGGCCAGAGCCCGAGAACCAGTGGTACCTGTTCAATGACACTCGGGTGTCCTTCTCTTCCTTCGAATCTGTCAGCAACGTCACCTCCTTCTTCCCCAAGGACACAGCCTATGTGCTCTTTTACCGGCAGCGGCCCAGGGAAGGGCCCGAGGCTGAGTCGGGCTCTTCTAGAGTCCGGACAGAGCCCACCCTGCACAAGGACTTGATGGAAGCCATTTCCAAAGACAACATTCTTTACCTACAG GAGCAGGAGAAGGAGGCCCGGAGCAGGGCGGCCTACATCTCTGCACTCCCCACATCTCCGCACTGGGGGAGGGGCTTTGATGAAGACAAGGATGAGGATGAAGGCTCTCCAGGGGGCTGCAATCCTGcaggtggtaatggtggtgacTTCCACAGACTGGTCTTCTGA